TATCATTTATCGTCATTACTCCGTTATTAATATTTTCACTAATTTCAATCAAATCATTCGCCGCACCCTTTAATGACACAGTAGAGTCGAGAAAGCTTCTCAAAATTCCCGAAAATTTATCTACAAAAGAGTAAGCTTGCCTTGACACATCACCAAGCTCATCATTTGAAATATCAGATGATTTTTTAATACTGAAATTATTTACATATAAATTTTTACAAATAGAGCTTATGCTATTTATATTCTTAAACAAATATTTTAAAAACAGAAAAATAATTATCAAATTAATCAAAGTCCCGATAACCATAACAAAAATAATGAGCATTAAATAATTGTTTGACAGCTCTTTTATATGGTCAAAATTATCAAGACTGCTTATCTTGTAAAGGCTATAAATCCCAAATAGTCCAATCAAACCACCAATTGAGCCAATTAATAGAAATGACAAAAAAAGCTTTGCTTTAAGGCTGAGCTTCATCCTTAACCTCCTTGAGTGTATAAATTAAAACTTATAAAACTTATAATTTACTATAAAAAATTGTTCAACTAAAAACTATAAATTTTATTTAACTAATATATAAATTCGCCAAATTGCAAATATACTTTAGATTTTTTAAACTTTTCCTTGCAAAAGCAATCCTACACCAATATATTTCAAAAAAATTTATGGAGGTCATATTTATGAAAAGATTTATTCTGTATTTACTAACTGTTACGATTTTTGCTTCAACTGTATTTGCAGCATCGGTTGAAGACACTTTAAAGTCAGCCCTGCTTGATAATTTCAAAAAAAGAGGGCTAAATGATATTGAGCTGACTATCACAAATTTAAAACCTATCGATTCACTAAAAGGATTTTACTTTTTTAAGGTAGATATAAATGACAAAGCAAGAAACAGAAAAGCCAAGCAATATATAATTTCTGACGGCCAATACCTTTTACCTGATGTGATAAATATTAAAGAAGGGAGCAGTCTTATCAAAGACTATGCTTTTGAATATGATATCGAAAAGGTTGATTTATCCAGACTTACATTTGTCAAGGGTGATAAAAATTCCAAAAATATTATTGTTGATGCCAGCGACTTTCAGTGTCCATTCTGCAGGAAAGCTCACAGCTACCTAAACGAAAAACTGCAAGGAAAAAAAGATTATGCACTCTATATGCTTCATGTCCCCCTTTCAATTCACGACAAAGCAGTACTTTATGCAAAAATATTTGAAGCAGGGATAAAGTTAAACAAAGATTTTGCTGATGAGCTGTATTCAGGCAAATATGACAAAATGACGGATGAAGATATAATCAATAAATTTGCGGAATTGTCAGGCAAAACAGAAGAGTTTAAAAAGCTTGTTAACGATAAAACCATTGAAGATAGAGTAAAAGCTAACGAAGAATACGCTCAATCATTAGGGATTAGCTCTACACCTGTCCTATTTTTCAACGGTAGAAAAGTAGAAGGGTTTAACACTCAGCTTATTGATAAAGGGATTAATTTGCTTAAGTAGTAAAAGAGGCGGACAACCTTTGTAGTTCAAAGTTCTACGTTGAATGTTCTACGTTAAAGGTTGTCCGCTTTTTTCTTTGTACCACTCATCACCGCACTACAAAAATACACTTAACCTTGCAAACAATTTTGTCAATTTTGACATTTTTGTCAAATTTGAAAAACAGAGATAAAAATCGTAAATTTTATTTATTAACAAAAAAGTTTTTAACCACTATTAGAACAATAAACATAATTTCATTATATAATAAACACTTACAAACAAAAGGAGTAATTAATATCACAAATATTACTCATAAAAAACACTAAGAACAATATTTTAAAATTTCTGTTGCATATAATAAATCTATGGCATATAATTCTCTATGTTGATTACAACAAAAAAACCGTAGGAGGTAAATATGAAGAAAACTAAAAAAGGTTTCACATTGATCGAGCTGCTCGTCGTAGTAGCTATCATAGGTATTTTGGCAGCTATTGCTATTCCACAGTTTGCTAAGTATAGGAAGAATGCTCAAGACTCTGCTGCTTTAAGCGACCTTAAAACTATTCAGACATCAGCTGAAGCTGAATATGCTGATAAAAATTATTATTAGGAGGGAATTATG
Above is a genomic segment from Deferrivibrio essentukiensis containing:
- a CDS encoding DsbA family protein, yielding MKRFILYLLTVTIFASTVFAASVEDTLKSALLDNFKKRGLNDIELTITNLKPIDSLKGFYFFKVDINDKARNRKAKQYIISDGQYLLPDVINIKEGSSLIKDYAFEYDIEKVDLSRLTFVKGDKNSKNIIVDASDFQCPFCRKAHSYLNEKLQGKKDYALYMLHVPLSIHDKAVLYAKIFEAGIKLNKDFADELYSGKYDKMTDEDIINKFAELSGKTEEFKKLVNDKTIEDRVKANEEYAQSLGISSTPVLFFNGRKVEGFNTQLIDKGINLLK
- a CDS encoding type IV pilin protein, coding for MKKTKKGFTLIELLVVVAIIGILAAIAIPQFAKYRKNAQDSAALSDLKTIQTSAEAEYADKNYY